The bacterium genome includes a window with the following:
- a CDS encoding ATP-binding cassette domain-containing protein: MRVELREIRKSFGAVRANDGITLAAAEGSIHGVLGENGAGKSTLMKILSGALAPDSGEILLDGSPARIGSASDAIRAHIGMVHQDPLDFPSLKVLDNFLLGAPTGFVPERRRARRALRDLAAAFGFTLDPDAPCGHLTVAERQQLEIVRLLWLGVRVLILDEPTTAISASQRTLLFAALRALAGQGNVVFFVSHKLEEVQELCDRVTVLRHGRVAGGAPMPCDTATLVRLMFGRDLPRAARPRISTGPPVLEVDGLTVGDTLITLEHVTLRVSGGEVVGFAGLEGSGQRLVLNACAGLTPPTAGRIRIAGQDLSGRPYARFLAAGTAYVPAGRLGEGLVPGLTLAEHAAIAEPRRSMFVDRARAAAAAARRIREFSIRGTPDTDVRALS; this comes from the coding sequence ATGCGCGTCGAACTGAGGGAGATCCGGAAGTCGTTCGGCGCGGTCCGCGCCAACGACGGTATCACGCTCGCGGCGGCCGAAGGCTCGATTCACGGGGTGCTCGGGGAGAACGGCGCCGGCAAGAGCACCCTGATGAAAATCCTGTCCGGCGCGCTCGCGCCGGACTCGGGCGAGATCCTCCTCGACGGATCGCCGGCGCGGATCGGCTCGGCGTCGGACGCGATCCGCGCGCACATCGGCATGGTTCACCAGGACCCGCTCGACTTCCCGTCGCTGAAGGTCCTCGACAACTTCCTGCTCGGCGCGCCGACGGGATTCGTGCCCGAGCGCCGGCGGGCCCGTCGCGCGCTCCGCGACCTCGCCGCGGCGTTCGGTTTCACGCTCGATCCGGACGCGCCGTGCGGCCACCTGACCGTCGCCGAGCGGCAGCAGCTCGAGATCGTGCGCCTCTTGTGGCTGGGCGTCCGGGTGCTGATCCTCGACGAACCGACGACGGCGATCTCCGCGTCGCAGCGCACGCTGTTGTTCGCGGCACTGCGCGCGCTCGCCGGGCAGGGCAACGTCGTGTTCTTCGTCTCCCACAAGCTCGAAGAAGTCCAGGAACTCTGCGATCGCGTGACGGTGCTGCGGCACGGCCGCGTCGCCGGCGGGGCGCCGATGCCGTGCGACACGGCGACGCTCGTTCGCCTGATGTTCGGCCGCGACTTGCCGCGGGCAGCGCGGCCGCGGATTTCGACCGGGCCGCCTGTGCTGGAGGTGGACGGGCTCACCGTCGGCGACACACTGATAACGCTCGAGCACGTCACGCTGCGAGTCTCGGGCGGCGAGGTCGTCGGCTTCGCGGGCCTCGAAGGCAGCGGCCAGCGGCTGGTCCTCAACGCGTGCGCCGGGCTCACGCCGCCGACCGCCGGCCGCATCCGGATCGCGGGACAGGACCTGAGCGGCCGGCCTTACGCGCGCTTTCTCGCGGCCGGCACGGCGTACGTTCCAGCCGGACGCCTCGGCGAAGGCCTCGTGCCGGGGCTTACGCTCGCCGAGCACGCCGCCATCGCGGAGCCGCGCCGCTCGATGTTCGTCGACCGCGCGCGCGCCGCGGCGGCGGCGGCCCGCCGCATCCGGGAGTTCAGCATCCGCGGCACGCCCGACACGGACGTGCGCGCGCTCTCCG